From a region of the Bacillus marinisedimentorum genome:
- a CDS encoding YojF family protein produces the protein MEPINKSDLQIAIDHLTGQRLYLHLETTNGAYATHHGEAKMNVGAYIRNAEIQYSRGKVAGEGPYRVGLKLEIGWVYAEGLTHWENDEKGRILIAGHDADGKLAVALQLNPAPFE, from the coding sequence TTGGAACCGATCAATAAAAGTGACCTGCAGATCGCCATAGATCATTTAACCGGACAGCGACTTTATTTGCACCTTGAAACAACCAATGGTGCCTATGCTACACACCACGGAGAAGCGAAAATGAATGTCGGGGCATATATCAGAAACGCTGAAATACAATATTCGCGCGGGAAAGTGGCTGGTGAAGGACCGTACCGCGTCGGATTGAAATTGGAAATCGGCTGGGTTTATGCTGAAGGCTTGACCCACTGGGAAAATGATGAAAAGGGCAGGATTCTCATTGCGGGACACGATGCAGATGGAAAACTTGCGGTTGCCCTGCAGCTCAACCCGGCACCTTTCGAGTAA
- a CDS encoding stage VI sporulation protein F produces MAGNKNVFNNIEKKSGVNMSEIMKLADSLKNADFSDEKTVRKIVRRVGKIANRNVSKEQEDKLVKAITSGKVPKDINSLAKMMKK; encoded by the coding sequence ATGGCTGGCAACAAAAATGTTTTCAACAACATCGAGAAAAAGAGCGGTGTGAACATGAGTGAAATCATGAAACTCGCCGATTCATTAAAAAATGCTGATTTCAGTGACGAAAAAACGGTGCGCAAAATTGTTCGGCGTGTCGGAAAAATCGCCAACCGCAATGTCAGCAAGGAGCAGGAAGATAAACTTGTCAAAGCAATCACGAGCGGGAAAGTGCCGAAGGATATCAACTCCCTGGCAAAAATGATGAAAAAGTAA